Proteins encoded together in one Undibacterium sp. CCC3.4 window:
- a CDS encoding F0F1 ATP synthase subunit epsilon, whose product MAHTIHVDVVSAEELIFSGEAEFVALPGEAGELGIYPKHTPLITRIKPGAVRIKLVGKTEEEFVFVAGGLLEVQPGTVTVLADTAIRGHDLDEAKANEAKKLAEQALVNHESKIDYAQAQIELATAIAQLAAIQKLRQKR is encoded by the coding sequence ATGGCACACACTATTCACGTTGACGTGGTTTCTGCAGAAGAGTTGATCTTTTCCGGTGAAGCCGAATTCGTCGCGTTGCCGGGTGAGGCTGGTGAATTGGGTATCTATCCAAAACATACACCACTGATTACCCGTATCAAACCGGGTGCGGTGCGCATCAAGCTCGTCGGTAAGACTGAAGAAGAATTTGTCTTCGTCGCCGGTGGTTTGCTTGAAGTGCAGCCAGGTACAGTGACAGTTTTGGCTGATACCGCGATTCGCGGTCACGATCTGGATGAAGCCAAAGCGAACGAAGCCAAGAAATTGGCCGAGCAAGCGCTGGTCAATCACGAATCCAAAATCGACTATGCGCAAGCACAAATCGAATTGGCTACGGCGATCGCCCAACTGGCAGCAATACAGAAACTGCGTCAAAAGCGTTAA
- a CDS encoding PPK2 family polyphosphate kinase encodes MSHAEQYRALSGLQLLDSAAAATSKLAKAEAKLQVQELARQIAELQNLFAAQHGPKLLIVLQGMDTSGKDGTVKGVFGEIHPLGARTVAFKAPSASEKDHDFLWRIHQNVPAKGEIVIFNRSHYEDVLISKVHGWIDEAECQRRYAHIREFERMLSETGTIVLKFFLHISKAEQKLRIEERLRDPDKQWKFDPQDIAERAHWDAYQQAYTQAIVNTDSITAPWYVIPADSKTQRNLAIASIVLDKLESLQLSYPALNPAYTSIQVV; translated from the coding sequence ATGAGCCATGCCGAACAATATCGCGCTTTATCCGGATTGCAACTGCTAGATAGCGCGGCCGCCGCAACATCGAAGCTTGCCAAAGCCGAAGCCAAATTACAAGTGCAAGAGCTGGCGCGGCAGATTGCCGAGCTACAGAACCTGTTTGCGGCCCAGCACGGCCCGAAGTTGCTGATTGTGTTGCAAGGTATGGATACCTCCGGCAAAGATGGCACGGTCAAAGGTGTATTCGGTGAGATTCATCCGCTCGGCGCTCGTACCGTTGCCTTTAAGGCACCGAGTGCCAGCGAAAAAGATCATGATTTTCTTTGGCGCATACATCAAAACGTGCCGGCCAAAGGAGAAATCGTGATTTTTAACCGCAGCCACTACGAAGATGTGTTGATCAGCAAAGTACATGGCTGGATCGATGAGGCCGAATGCCAGCGGCGCTACGCCCATATCCGCGAGTTTGAACGCATGCTGAGTGAAACCGGGACGATCGTTCTGAAGTTCTTCCTGCATATCTCGAAAGCAGAGCAAAAGCTGCGCATAGAAGAACGTCTGCGCGATCCCGACAAGCAATGGAAGTTCGACCCGCAAGACATCGCTGAGCGTGCGCACTGGGATGCCTATCAACAAGCTTATACACAGGCGATCGTCAATACCGACAGCATCACCGCTCCTTGGTACGTGATTCCAGCCGATTCCAAGACTCAGCGCAACCTGGCGATTGCCAGCATTGTGCTCGACAAACTGGAAAGCTTGCAACTTAGCTATCCGGCGTTGAACCCGGCTTATACCAGCATACAGGTAGTGTGA
- the hemE gene encoding uroporphyrinogen decarboxylase gives MSDQFAPLKNDTFIKALLRQETDYTPLWLMRQAGRYLPEYRASRKTAGSFLSLAKNPAFATEVTLQPIDRYDLDAAILFSDILTVPDAMGLGLYFEEGEGPKFERPLQNEKDVLALKVPEPGSLQYVFDAVTQIRHALDGRVPLIGFSGSPWTLACYMVEGQGSREFHKVKTMLYQRPDLMHHILRTNADAVAAYLNAQIDAGAQAVMIFDSWGGALADAAYQEFSLAYMRDIINALQKEKNGQRIPAIVFTKGGGLWLEQIAAIGADAVGLDWTVNLGQARARVGQKVALQGNLDPAILFADPAQIRAEVIKTLDSYGTPAVGEGHVFNLGHGISQFTSPDAVTALVQAVHEHSRLLRQAER, from the coding sequence ATGTCTGATCAATTTGCTCCACTGAAAAACGATACCTTCATCAAAGCGCTGTTACGTCAAGAAACGGATTACACCCCGTTATGGTTGATGCGGCAAGCCGGCCGTTATTTGCCCGAATACCGGGCCAGTCGTAAAACGGCGGGATCATTTCTGAGTTTGGCTAAAAATCCGGCATTTGCCACCGAAGTCACCTTGCAGCCGATAGACCGTTACGATCTTGATGCCGCGATTTTGTTTTCCGATATCCTCACCGTGCCCGATGCCATGGGCTTGGGCTTATACTTTGAGGAAGGCGAAGGGCCGAAGTTTGAGCGACCTTTGCAAAATGAGAAAGATGTATTGGCGCTCAAAGTGCCCGAGCCAGGCAGTTTGCAATATGTGTTTGATGCTGTAACGCAAATTCGTCACGCCCTCGATGGCCGGGTACCCCTGATAGGCTTCTCAGGCAGCCCGTGGACGCTGGCTTGCTACATGGTGGAGGGGCAGGGTTCGCGCGAGTTCCATAAGGTCAAGACCATGCTGTATCAGCGTCCAGATTTGATGCATCACATCTTGCGCACCAATGCCGATGCCGTGGCAGCCTACCTGAATGCACAGATCGATGCCGGTGCTCAAGCGGTCATGATTTTCGATAGCTGGGGCGGTGCCTTGGCCGATGCCGCTTACCAAGAGTTTTCCTTGGCCTACATGCGGGACATCATCAATGCTTTGCAAAAAGAAAAAAATGGTCAGCGCATTCCGGCAATCGTCTTCACCAAAGGCGGTGGCTTGTGGCTAGAACAGATCGCCGCTATTGGCGCGGATGCTGTTGGTTTGGACTGGACCGTCAATTTGGGCCAGGCGCGCGCCCGAGTGGGTCAAAAAGTTGCCTTGCAAGGCAATTTGGATCCGGCTATCCTGTTCGCTGATCCCGCACAAATTCGTGCCGAAGTCATCAAAACTTTAGATAGCTACGGCACACCGGCAGTCGGCGAAGGCCATGTATTTAATCTTGGCCATGGTATTTCGCAATTTACCTCACCGGATGCTGTGACTGCCTTGGTGCAAGCTGTGCATGAACACAGCCGGCTGTTGCGTCAGGCCGAGCGCTGA
- the atpD gene encoding F0F1 ATP synthase subunit beta, protein MANGKIVQCIGAVVDVEFPRDAMPKIYDALKMEGSELTLEVQQQLGDGIVRTIALGTSDGLRRGMIISNTGKPIMVPTGKATLGRIMDVLGNPIDECGPVSHEQTASIHRKAPAYDELSPSQELLETGIKVIDLVCPFAKGGKVGLFGGAGVGKTVNMMELINNIAKAHSGLSVFAGVGERTREGNDFYHEMADAKVVDLENPENSKVAMVYGQMNEPPGNRLRVALTGLTIAEGFRDEGKDVLFFVDNIYRYTLAGTEVSALLGRMPSAVGYQPTLAEEMGRLQERITSTKTGSITSIQAVYVPADDLTDPSPATTFAHLDSTVVLSRDIASLGIYPAVDPLDSTSRQLDPLVVGQEHYETARAVQGTLQRYKELRDIIAILGMDELAPEDKLLVARARKMQRFLSQPFHVAEVFTGSPGKYVSLKDTIKGFKMIASGELDHLPEQAFYMVGTIDEAIEKAKKLAA, encoded by the coding sequence GGCATCGTCCGTACGATTGCTCTCGGTACTTCCGATGGTTTGCGTCGTGGCATGATCATCAGCAACACAGGCAAACCTATCATGGTACCAACCGGCAAAGCAACGCTCGGTCGTATCATGGACGTACTCGGTAACCCTATCGATGAATGCGGTCCGGTCAGCCACGAGCAGACTGCTTCGATCCACCGTAAAGCTCCGGCTTACGATGAACTGTCGCCATCGCAAGAGTTGTTGGAAACTGGTATCAAGGTGATTGATCTGGTTTGCCCGTTCGCTAAAGGCGGTAAAGTCGGTTTGTTCGGTGGTGCTGGTGTTGGTAAAACTGTCAACATGATGGAACTGATCAATAACATCGCCAAAGCCCACAGCGGTTTGTCGGTGTTTGCCGGTGTTGGTGAACGTACTCGTGAAGGCAATGACTTCTATCACGAAATGGCTGATGCAAAAGTAGTTGATCTGGAAAATCCGGAAAACTCTAAAGTTGCCATGGTCTACGGTCAAATGAACGAACCGCCGGGTAACCGTCTGCGCGTTGCTCTGACTGGTTTGACGATCGCTGAAGGTTTCCGTGACGAAGGTAAAGACGTCTTGTTCTTCGTCGACAACATCTATCGCTACACACTGGCCGGTACCGAAGTGTCGGCCTTGTTGGGTCGTATGCCTTCCGCAGTTGGTTATCAACCGACCTTGGCGGAAGAAATGGGCCGTTTGCAAGAACGTATCACATCGACTAAAACCGGTTCGATCACCTCGATTCAAGCCGTGTATGTTCCTGCCGATGATTTGACCGATCCTTCGCCTGCTACCACCTTCGCCCATTTGGATTCGACCGTTGTTCTGAGTCGTGACATCGCTTCGCTTGGTATCTATCCTGCGGTTGATCCGCTCGATTCGACTTCGCGTCAGCTCGATCCTTTGGTTGTTGGTCAAGAGCATTACGAAACTGCCCGCGCTGTGCAAGGTACTTTGCAGCGTTATAAAGAATTGCGCGACATTATCGCGATTCTCGGCATGGACGAATTGGCACCGGAAGATAAGTTGCTGGTTGCTCGTGCACGTAAGATGCAGCGTTTCTTGTCTCAGCCATTCCACGTTGCTGAAGTATTTACCGGTTCACCAGGTAAATACGTTTCGCTCAAAGATACGATCAAGGGTTTCAAAATGATCGCTTCCGGCGAACTCGATCACCTGCCGGAACAAGCGTTCTACATGGTAGGTACTATCGATGAAGCAATCGAAAAAGCGAAAAAACTGGCTGCTTAA